Genomic window (Kangiella profundi):
GAGTTTCGACAACATCAGTCATATCACCCACATTATTCAAAGCCAATGCTGCAGCTTCAAACTCAGGCACCCAGCCGGTACCTGAAGGGTTCTCATCAGACGCCGGAATTGCATCTACCCAGTCAAGCTGCCCACCATTTTCACCACTAAAAGTGTCGCTTGAGTGCTCCTTTGCTAATTCAGCAAAATCAGCACCGTCTTTAAGCTGATTTAATAGGTCACTAGCCTTTGACTCAGCATCCTCAATGGAATTATCAATTAAGATATGTGCTACTAATATTTCTGCAGGGTCCTGGTAGTTTGCTTTATTCGCTTCATAGAGCTCTTGGATTTGAGCAGCGTCAATTTGATCTTTGAACTTCTCTGCCAATTGCTCAGTTGATAAGCGAACATAACGCAAATTCACTTTTTCAGGTTGCTCGAATTGAGCTTGGTTCTGCTGATAATAATCTTCAATTTCGGCTTCAGTCACATCAATCGAGTCAGCGAAGTCCTCCTGTGTAATGCGAACATATCGAACATCACGGGATTGCTCCTGTAAACGATAATAAGACTCAACTTCGTAACCTAACGCAAAATTTGTTGCGCCAATGCCTTGATTAAGTTGCTCTTCGGCAATTTGTTGGCGAGCGTACTGACGAAGCTGCTCTTCTGACCAACCCATCTGAGCTAGAATCATCTTGGCCTGTTCTGGTGAATAGACACCGCCAATCTGGAATTGGGGAAATTCTCTGATCCAGGTTTTGATTTGCTCTTCAGAAGCAGTTAGGCCCGCTTTGTTAAGGTTAGCCTTAATTACCTGCTCATTGATAAGTTGTTGCTTAATTTGTTCACGCAACAACTTTTGACTGGCTTCAGTTGCATACTGCTGGTCAAACTGTTGACCCATCTGTTGACGTACACGGTCAAGCCTCTGTTGAATCTGCGCATTTGTAATCTCTGCGCCTTCAACCTCTGCAACTTTATCTGGGTTACCACTAAACAGGGTACCCGTGAAATAGCCTGCAAAGATAAAGAAGATAATGATGACAAACAAAATCACCTTCATTATTGGTCCTTGCATGCTTTGCTGTATTCTTTCCAACATCATGGCTGAAACTACCTATTTGTTAATTATTCAGTCCGAACATTAAACTTTAAATTATAATTCAATCTACCCAGTTACTCAGCATTAATTCACTATTAATCACTTAGTCGATATAAAGGATAACCTGAAAGCTCAGGACGCAGACTTGGTTACTGGATAAAAAAAACGCGCCTTGGTAGGCGCGTTTAGTTTCTGGCGGAGCGGACGGGACTCGAACCCGCGACCCCCGGCGTGACAGGCCGGTATTCTAACCAGCTGAACTACCGCTCCTAAATTGTCGTTTTACGGACGCCATGCAATTAAGAAGCATGGTGGGTGGTACTGGGCTCGAACCAGTGACCCTCGCCTTGTAAGGGCGATGCTCTCCCAACTGAGCTAACCACCCGTAAAAACGGCGGCTAGTTTACCGCGTCTTTAAGAGCTTTACCAGCTTTAAAACCAGGAACTTTTGCAGCCTTGATCTGAATAGTTTCACCAGTTTTTGGGTTACGACCTGTACGAGCAGCACGCTCTTTAACTGCGAAAGTACCGAAACCAACTAGAGATACTTGTTCGCCTTTTTGTAATGAATCTGTAATTGCGCCTAACATAGAGTCTAGTGCACGACCTGCAGCTGCTTTAGAGATATCCGCGCCAGCTGCGATAGCGTCGATTAGTTCTGATTTATTCACTCACTTTCCCCTTTTATTTAGAGTAATCTGAAGTACAAAAAATAAGCAGTAATTATTAGCGTTCTACTGCACAACTCAAGGTCTGCTGTTATATCAACTGAGCCTTTTATGTGTCAAGAAAATTTCCGATAAACAGACAAAAAGCCTGCTAATTGCAGGCTTTTTGTGCATTAATGAGCATGTATCTTATCTTGCTCGTCCACTTTTCCTGTTTCACTCTCGGGCGCTTCAGCGACTGGTTTAGTGATTGGCTCAGGAGGTCTCTCCAGTGCGATATCAATCACTTCATCAATCCATTTTACGCAAACTATCTTTAAATCCTTTTTAATGTTATCCGGTATATCAGCTAAATTCCTTTCGTTTTCCTTCGGAATAATGACTGTTTTAATGCCGCCACGGTGTGCCGCCAGAAGCTTCTCTTTTAAGCCTCCGATGGGTAATACTTCACCTCTAAGTGTAATTTCACCGGTCATGGCAACATCCTTTCTGACAGGTATATCGGTCAAACTGGAAATGAGTGCGGTACACATACCAATACCCGCACTTGGACCATCTTTTGGAGTTGCTCCTTCAGGGACATGAATATGAATATCCTTCTTCTCGTAGAAGTCTGCTTCAATCCCAAGGGCAAGACTACGGCTTCTAACCACTGTCATTGCTGCTTGAATGGACTCTTTCATCACATCGCCCAGCTGGCCGGTATAGGTAGTTTTCCCTTTACCATCTACAACTACTGACTCGATCGTAAGCAATTCACCACCAACTGATGTCCAGGCAAGGCCTGTGACCTGGCCAACTTTGTTAGACTCACCAGCGCGTCCATAATCGAAAACCTTGACTCCTAGATAATTATCCAAGTTTTGATCATCAACTTTTACCGTTTTTTCTGGTTTATCAGCTAACAGCTGTTGCTTAACTGTTTTACGACAAATCTTCGAGATTTCCCTCTCTAGATTCCGCACTCCAGCTTCACGAGTATAGTAGCGAATAATTCCTAATATAGCGGAGTCCTCAAGTGCTAACTCACCTTTTTTCAGGCCAGCATTTTTCATCTGTTTAGGCACCAGGTAGCGCTTTGCAATCTCTAGTTTTTCAGCTTCGGTGTAGCCAGGAATTCTAATTACTTCCATCCGGTCTAACAGTGGAGCTGGAATATTCATAGAGTTTGAGGTTGCCACAAACATAACCTCTGACAAATCATAATCGACTTCAAGATAGTGATCATTGAAGGTATGATTCTGTTCAGGATCAAGGACTTCTAATAAGGCTGAAGACGGATCACCGCGCATGTCCATCGACATTTTATCGATCTCATCAAGCAGGAATAGCGGATTTTTAACACCAACCTTACTCATCTTCTGCATTAGCTTACCGGGCATTGCACCAATATAAGTCCGACGATGGCCTCTAATTTCAGCCTCATCACGTACCCCACCCAAAGCCATACGGACATACTTACGACCGGTTGCCTTAGCGATAGATTGTCCCAGAGAGGTTTTACCAACACCAGGAGGGCCTACCAAACATAATACAGGCCCTTTGAGTTTCTTCACTCGCTGTTGTACTGCCAGATATTCAAGAATACGATCTTTAATTTTTTCTAGTCCGTAATGGTCAGCATCCAAAGTCTCTTCAGCGTTCTTCAGATTATGCTTGACGCGGCTTCGCTTGCTCCAGGGCATGCCCAACAGCCAATCGATATAGCCTCGCACAACCGTAGCTTCTGCAGACATTGGAGACATCATCTTAAGCTTTTTCAATTCAGCTTCAGCTTTCTCCTTAGCTTCTTTAGTCATGCCTGACTCTTCAATTTTGCGAGCCAGCTCTTCGTGCTCGGATACAGTCTCTTCACCTTCACCAAGCTCTTTTTGAATCGCCTTAATCTGCTCATTCAGGTAGTATTCGCGCTGGTTCTTTTCCATCTGGTTTTTGACACGAC
Coding sequences:
- a CDS encoding HU family DNA-binding protein; this encodes MNKSELIDAIAAGADISKAAAGRALDSMLGAITDSLQKGEQVSLVGFGTFAVKERAARTGRNPKTGETIQIKAAKVPGFKAGKALKDAVN
- a CDS encoding SurA N-terminal domain-containing protein, with protein sequence MMLERIQQSMQGPIMKVILFVIIIFFIFAGYFTGTLFSGNPDKVAEVEGAEITNAQIQQRLDRVRQQMGQQFDQQYATEASQKLLREQIKQQLINEQVIKANLNKAGLTASEEQIKTWIREFPQFQIGGVYSPEQAKMILAQMGWSEEQLRQYARQQIAEEQLNQGIGATNFALGYEVESYYRLQEQSRDVRYVRITQEDFADSIDVTEAEIEDYYQQNQAQFEQPEKVNLRYVRLSTEQLAEKFKDQIDAAQIQELYEANKANYQDPAEILVAHILIDNSIEDAESKASDLLNQLKDGADFAELAKEHSSDTFSGENGGQLDWVDAIPASDENPSGTGWVPEFEAAALALNNVGDMTDVVETQYGYHIIKLVDKKESQTTPLAEVESDIRDTLANEKAQEEFFAKQSKLNENLFEFGDDLDKFAEEVDLEVQETGLFSKNSATGLTANPVFLEKAFSASVLESTEVSDMIELTNNDIVYVTVKEYLPAQVQPLDEVKETVVATLKEEKVRTAAKDFAEQVLARLGEGEDAESLLSLEGLSWSETTDLKRRDTAIGFDLTNAIFKVKAPAEGQASRSVEQLFNGDYVVVEVNAVNYPDPDTMDDATRQQIEQRLANANAQAEMQSLMQNFREKSEVAQ
- the lon gene encoding endopeptidase La — translated: MQTETTTKQLPLLPLRDVVVFPHMVIPLFVGREKSILALEEATNGDKQVMLVAQREATEDMPDIEQIYDYGCVATILQMLKLPDGNVKVLVEGVQRAKVKKYVDTDPMFVAEVELIPSESEHNDEADSLARAALSSFDKYVKLNKKVPGEILTTLSGIENPSRLADSIAAHMSLKIEDKQQILEMESVAERLEQLMAKMESEMDLLEVEKRIRGRVKNQMEKNQREYYLNEQIKAIQKELGEGEETVSEHEELARKIEESGMTKEAKEKAEAELKKLKMMSPMSAEATVVRGYIDWLLGMPWSKRSRVKHNLKNAEETLDADHYGLEKIKDRILEYLAVQQRVKKLKGPVLCLVGPPGVGKTSLGQSIAKATGRKYVRMALGGVRDEAEIRGHRRTYIGAMPGKLMQKMSKVGVKNPLFLLDEIDKMSMDMRGDPSSALLEVLDPEQNHTFNDHYLEVDYDLSEVMFVATSNSMNIPAPLLDRMEVIRIPGYTEAEKLEIAKRYLVPKQMKNAGLKKGELALEDSAILGIIRYYTREAGVRNLEREISKICRKTVKQQLLADKPEKTVKVDDQNLDNYLGVKVFDYGRAGESNKVGQVTGLAWTSVGGELLTIESVVVDGKGKTTYTGQLGDVMKESIQAAMTVVRSRSLALGIEADFYEKKDIHIHVPEGATPKDGPSAGIGMCTALISSLTDIPVRKDVAMTGEITLRGEVLPIGGLKEKLLAAHRGGIKTVIIPKENERNLADIPDNIKKDLKIVCVKWIDEVIDIALERPPEPITKPVAEAPESETGKVDEQDKIHAH